TCTCAAAAAGTAGAAAAACAACAGTTTAGGGTATTGCTCCATCAATTTGaacggaaaaaaaaatctattgcaTATCACTCCATGAAAACTACGACTATTCTTATcagatgaaaaaaaatacacacacGGACAGAAGGAACGGAAAAGTACAATCTGACTCTGACTGTCAACATTACTGCCATTTTTTTCTTGGTATGCGAAAGATCTAGTaacagcaccaagggggtgcgaTTTGGTACGATTTCGAACGAGTTTAACGATTTCGAAAACAAGAATCAATTAATTCTTTTTGGAGCACAGAACCACGAACACGAAAACCAGCGAAAGAAAGACAAGGAACAAAAGTAATCAACTTAAAAGGGAAATGAAGCTTAGCTTACAGACATTGGTGGCTGGAGAGCAATGTAGAATCTACGGCCGAAATTAAAGAAGAAGATAACGTACCTTTGTTGTATCTGAGACTGTAATTTTAGCTGTTCTTCGGGAGATGTGGAATTAGGGTTAGAATTGGAGTGATGTCGGAAAATCGGGAAGAAGTATAGAGGGAATATCGCAGAGAAGTAGAAAGCGGGAGGGTCCGAAGCTTCGGAAGAGTAGAGAGAAGATGGTAGAGAAATAGAAAGCTGGAGGGTCCGAACTCCGAAGCTTGAGTTGGGAAGGAGTATAGAGAGAAGATCGCAGTGAAgtagaaaacgtgaaaacgaCAGCATTTTTattgagttttgttttttttgtgtgtgtgtgtgtgttttttttttcatttccttttgtttaGAGTGAGAAATATAGAAGGTAAGATTTCAAATCAATCTCAATTAAAAATACCATGATAGAATTGCCATTAACATGATTTcttatattgtattttttacaGCGGAGTATGCATAAATCTCGGATCGTCAGAATAACTCGCATCATGCTGATGACGTATAAGACTGGGTCGAAATCTATGCGAGTAGGGACTAGAGAATGGGATAAGTTCACGAAACCAAGATTATACAAAGAAATTTCCGAGTTGATTGATTCCAACTCTCGACCTCGAACACCATTAAGTCTAAAGTCGCCAAATGGTGGTGATTTTTATTGTGATTCAGAGCTCAATATCAATTCGCAATTTAAAATCTTTTTGACTTAATTATGTGGGATTTATTTGTACAGAATGACCCTTTTTTGTAGTAGACAAATCCAAACAAAATTGACATTGAATCAGTAATAAAATGCTAAACAACCAGCATATTCGGTTCCACACAAAACAAGCATGGGTTTTTCGGAAAAGTAAcacttttttaaaccaaattttgaaaactaacccacttttttaaaaacatgaaatctaacacttttttgaaaggaattgtcCCAAATACCCTTATTCCACATTGGAACGACATAGTTTTGGTTCAAAGGCTGGCCTCCACTTCCCGCGACAtccttcaccttcttctttcttctttaacgTTCTTTTTCGACGATTTCCGATAGTCTCCATTCTCGAATACACTGTCATATACGATTTCTGTGACATTCGACCTGGTACAGCATGGGTATGTTATGTATTATTTAGTGTTGTATTTGTGTTTCGTTCCAGTAAGCAGTGATCACggtttgtgtttttgattttaTCAGTGGTGGGTGCTTAGGGTTTTAGTTTTTCCAGCTATAGGGTTTCCATATTTCATTAGCGTTTATGGGTTTAGGTTTCCAGTATGTTGTTAGTGGATTTGGGTATGATAGGTTGGTGTTCGAGTTTTATGATTTgatgttcgggtaaatagattatcctgtttgaggatttgggtttgactgttctgttcgagtaaatatggtttactgttcgagttttattggttgatgttcgagttttctgggttgactgttcgggtaaatagattatcctgtttatatatttggatttgaatgatctgttcgagtaaatatggtttactgttcgagttttattggttgatgttcgagttttctgggttgactgttcgggtaaatagattatcctgtttatatatttggatttgaatgatctgttcgagtaaatatggtttacggttcgagttttctggttgatgttcgagttttctgggttgactgttcgggtaaatagattatcctgtttgaggatttgggtttgactgttctgttcgagtaaatatggttgactgttcgagtatttggctgttctgttcgagtaaatatggtttactattcgagttttctggttgatgttcgagttttctgggttgactgttcgggtaaatagattatcctgtttggggatttgggtttgactgttctgttcgagtaaatatggttgactgttcgagtatttggctgctctgttcgagtaaatatggttgactGTTTGAGTATTTGGtggttctgttcgagtaaatatggtttactgttcgagtatttttatttgactgactgttcgagtaaatattggtttgattgttcgagtaaatattggtttgattgttcgggtaaatatggtttgattgttcgagtaaatatttgtttgattgttcgggtaaatattggtttgattgttcgggtaaatatggtttgattgttcgagtaaatattggtttgattgttcgggtaaatatggtttgttgttcgagtatttgagtttgattGTTAGAGTAAATATGAtttactgttcgagtattttagtttgaCTATTCGAGTATATAtgatttattgttcgagtattttagtttggctgttcgagtattattaattttgtgttttaattaattgtcccATGTAGACTATCTGATAAGTGAGGAGCAACATTTCCCCGCCCGGGTAaccacattttcaaacatatcagttgttaccacttcaattaaattgaagttgaatgagGAGCAACTTGAGGTTTTTAGGCAATCATGCTTTGGCATGATGCTGGATGTACATGACATCAGTTGTTCTTCACAACTGATACACCAGCTTCTACTACGTCAAATTGTTTCTCCCCAGGGTGATTTTGGAGAAAGATTGCATTTCAATATTGGTGGAAAGAAGTGCACATTTGGTATTGAAGATTTTGCGATTATCACCGGACTATTATGTACAGAATCTGTGCCCGATGTGTCAAGTCTGGTTGATACATCTGTTAATAGGCTAAAATccctttattttgaagaaaaatgtgGAAAGGGCAAGGGTAAGGGGAAGGGGACCAATGTAAGCAGAGCTGAGCTGGAAGAGGCATTCGATAAATGTGATAATGCtcatgatgctttgaagttagctttggtgtattttgttgagtctgtattgatgcctagagagagaagaaatgccATTAATATTAAGTGGCTCCAACTTGtggatgatttggatgccttcaaCCAATATCCATGGGGAAGCGTTTGCTACGAACGTACTGCTACCTCTCTTGCATGTGCCATGATTGGAAGGGCTGAAAAATACTTGAGTAAGGGTAAGGCAAAGGAGACATACAGCCTTTATGGAATGCCAATAGTActccaggtaaaaaaaaaaaagatcattctatttgtgttctgtttattatttattgtaataatagtttaccaatattttttttgattatttgaagatTTGGGCGTATGAAATTGTACCCATTATAGCCCAGAGGTATGCCACCAAATGTGGTGAAACACACCCCAGAATACTCAAGTACTCAGGGAATCAAACCCCTACTTCAGATGACATCGTGTCAGATGTATTTGAACTGATAAAGGTTAGTGAAgttaaaatgtttaataaaatttgttgttcGGGTAGTTTTAGtcttatgttcgagtatttgtagttTTATAGTTGAGTATTTATAGtaacatgttcgagtagttgtaggttgatgttcgagtatttgtattttggtgttctaatttcactcatcactttgttttaattttcacaGATTGAGGTTCATGATGCTCTAGTGCCAACGGAGGCTGAGCTGGAGAAGGATTATGTTAGGGAGGTTATGAAGAGaattaagaaaagagaaattaaaagaagcagagataagtctgaagaagatgaagaagagaaacagagaaaagagagaagaactaAGAGAAGGAGGGATTACGATGTTAATGTTgaagaaaaaatgagaaaagagaaaagaacaaagagaagggATGATCACATCGAGcatgcacatgcacataaagCTGGAGGGAATTTGATATTGAAGGCCAAGTTCGATGCCATAGAGCAGAAGTTGGGAGAGCATGGTGGTCAACTTTTGGACatgaaaaaggaaattgttgaaaGCATTACTGGTTTTTTTGAGACTACCAAGGCAATTTACGAAGGTCTGGCAGTGTTAAAAGGAAATTGGGAGAAAAAGAAGGATAAGGATGGAAATCAGGATGAAAAGGATGAGAATGAGGATGAgggaaaggatgatgagggtgaaaaggatgacgagggaaaggatgacgagggaaaggatgatgagggtgaaaaggatgacgagggaaaggatgagggtgaaaaggatgatgagggaaaggatgatgagggtgaaaagAATGATGAGGGAACGCATGATGAGGATAAAAAAGAGGACCAGGAGGAAACGTATGATGCGGATAAAGAGGAGGAGGAAAATGAGGGAAAGACAGTTTCCCCTGTTAGACATGCCGATGATGTTGAGGATGCAGCCGTAGTTGCTGGATTGATGGATCTCACAGAACAAGTGTTTGAACAGCCAATGACAGACAAAAGTTCAATTGGAGTTGAAGAGATTCCAAAAGCCAAGTACACATTTACACGGGGAAGAAAAAGAGGTTCCACATCGAGacgtgtaaatatatataatccaatgCGAACAGAGTGTCAATCACAAGAAAGAAGCACCAACCAAAATATTGATGGTCCTTGGCCAATCAATTTAAAGAGGTCGTATTCGACTCTTTGGAGACAAGGATTTGAAGCATGGGTAAGAAACAGGGCTGAGGATACATCTTATTTGGTTGTTGGTGGAAAGAAGTTATACAAAAATTGGTTTATCAACGCAATGACACCCGATTACTGGTTGACAGACcaggtaacatatatataaccatatttaaaaaaaaaattattcgtaATAGTTACTTATAGTTATCTTTGATTTTGTAGCATATGGACGTCGCAATGTACCTCCTCATGAAGAGGATCAAGCAATACCCTGCCATATTCAAGAAGAAGGTTGTGCTGTTGGACACTATATTCACTGTAAGTATTTTATATGTGTGTTCGAGTATGTTTGTTAGATGTTCGAGTTGTTGaacttgatgttcgagtatattagttcacatgttcgagtattttagtcggatgtttgagtattttatttcatatgttcgagtattttagtcggatgttcgagtatttttatttcatatgttcgagtattttatttcacatgttcgagttttttaagatacatgatcgagttttttagtcagttgttcgagtattttaattcacatgttcgagtagtttagtcggatgttcgagtatttttatttcatatgttcgagtattttatttcacatgttcgagttttttaagatacatgatcgagttttttagtcagttgttcgagtattttaattcacatgttcgagtagtttagtcggatgttcgagtattttatttcacatgttcgagttttttaagatacatgatcgagttttttagtcagttgttcgagtattttaattcacatgttcgagtagtttagtcggatgttcgagtattttatttcacatgttcgagttttttaagatacatgatcgagttttttagtcagttgttcgagtattttaattcacatgttcgagtattctagtcggatgttcgagtatttttatttcatatgttcgagtattttatttcacatgttcgagtagtttagtcggatgttcgagtatttgagaaaaaataatatagtaCATTTTACAGGTATCAGTTGAATCCCACTTTAATGAGTTCACTAAAGATCCTCATAATGTTGGAGAATGGGACAAACATGAAGTCTTTGAGCACTATATTTCTGGAAAAAACCCTGAAGGGTCCATACCATTGAATGGTGTAGATTACATTTACTTTCCCATGAACTGGAGAAATATCCATTGGGTTGCAATTGAGGTTGAAGTTGGCAACAAATGGATCAATGTATATGATCCCAAAATTTCAATCACCAGCAAGGAGGATTGCAATAATCATATGAAACCGTTGAGGACTATGTTGCCATACATCCTTCGTTTGGGTGGGATTGATGCAGGAGTCGCCCCATGGCCTGCTCATAGATTGCAAGTTGTTCCTCAGCAAGAGACCGGGTAAATGTTTCCAGtgttagataaatttttcatggtGGTTAacgtttatatatttttgtaacatatatgttatctTATGTTTTACAGGGGAGATTGTGGGATGTTCACAATAAAATTTATAGAGGTATTGAGTGCAGGAATGCCAATACAACTTATTAATCAGACAGACATGATGTTTTACAGGAGGAAATTCGCAATCGAGTCATACGGACAACATTTTTAACTTacttttgtaaatatttattttcatcctATTAAATTGTATATAACTCAGTGTAATACAAATATTGGTTCGAGTAATGCAAGGTacatttgttcgagtaattacCTATTATCATCGAGTAATATACTATAATGTATATTTGTTCGAGtacttttcttatttgatcgagtaatataatattcacatgttcgagtaaccTATTAAATGATCGAgtaattcacatgttcgagcaTTTGTTGAGTATATTCGAGTATATAGGTGTACCATTTAGCGTATTTCTTGGGTCTATTCGAGTAATTGGTggcacatgttcgagtatttgttgagtCTATTCGAGTAAATGATGGCCCATTTCGAGTAATTGTCCAGGCTATTCGAGTAAAACATTTAACTGTTGGAGTAATACATTGAttctgttcgagtaatacaGTTAACTGattaatgaatttatcaaaaatcATAACATTAATGATGTTGGAGTCAATGCATGTTACATCTATGATGTTGGAGTCAATGCATGTTACATCTATGATGTTGGAGTCAATGCGATTGACTCTTTGCATGTTTGACGATTATGACCTCGCTGTCGACACCGGGAACATATCCTCACTGCTATAGTTTCACCAGATGATGGGATCCTTCGTTGTCTTGGCCTCCCCCCTTGACGTCTAGTCGCCGGTGGGAGCAATACGTTGTCCTCGCTAACTTTGCGTTGATCCTCAATAGTTACTGGGTATATAGCTTCAGCATAAGCTAACATTAGGGCCTCATTCGTATAGTACGGAGAACACAAGGAATTAAAAGATATGTTCCGAACTCGACATGCAGCCAATGCGTGTACACAAGGAAGTTGGTCAAGATCAAACACACGGCATGAACATGTCTTGTTTTGCAGATCAACCTGTCCATCTTGATCACCATCTCGTACATAGTACTCACTATGGCTTATCGGTTGAACATTTAGTCGTTGTGACCTATTGCTTCTCTTTCTAACTTCCTTGTCACACTCGCAACATAGGTAAGACGTGACAGATGCTGCGTTATTACGACGAGCACTGAACCATTCCTGCAATTTGGCACGCAATTGTTCAACTAGCATTGTAATCGGCAAACTTCGAGCATCTCGTAGTATAGCATTCAAGCACTCTGCAATGTTCGTCGTCATGATACTATATCTCTTACCAGAAGACAGTGCTCTAGACCACCTATGGAAACCAGCTTCAACTAAATAAGCATAAGGTCTACCTCCGTCGACATTACGCAACTGATTCATTAAATGCTCGAATTCAGATGTTCGATACACCTTAGCAGCTTTAAGATATATAGGGATGATAGATTCGTTGAACCCTTTCGCCTTCATGTTTCGTTGGATATGGACGATACATGCGCCATGAAATGAACCAGGCAATACAAGTGAAACTGCCCTATCAATGCTAGGATTTCTGTCTGAAATGATACATAACCGTGAGAAGTCTTCAACTGTAATGGCATCccgtaatttttcaaaaaaccatTGCCAAGATGCATTATTCTCAGAATCACCAATGCCAAAAGCAACCGGATAAATTTGCTCATTTCCATCCAAAGCAGTTGCCACAAAAAGTGTACCCAAATACTTACCCTTCAAATGGGTGCCATCAACGACGATAACAGGGCGCATTGAACTATGAAATCCACGTAAGCTTGCACCAATTGCCATGAAAAAATACTTGAATCGATTatcatcatcagactcaatatgAGTAATTGTACCAGGGTTATTATTCTCCAATACAGCACAATAATGGGGTAAGTAAGCAAATGATTCTTCCGGTGAACCACGAAGAGAATAAAGCGCACATTCTCTAGCCCTCCATGCCTTATCATAGGTAATATTAATGCCATATTCTCTTCTAATATCCTGAATTATGTCATTTGGTCTGTAAACACGCCCAACACCTTCATATCTGGCCCTGATGCAATCACCAATCACCCTTCCTGATGCTTGCTTGTGCCCATGATTCACAAATTCCAACGAACATGTGTGAGtatcattgaattttttcacaagaaaaagttCAGTTTCTTTTAGCTTTATACCTCTCATACGCCATTGGCATCCACTTGCAAGACACTCGACCACAAGCAAAGACTTCGTCGACCTCGTCACCCTGAATTGAAAATTCTTCTTAATAGCATAGAGGGATATATGCTTATGCaactctttcttgtttgtaaaaATCACCCCCACATCAAACGTATCAGATGATTCGCTGTTGAGGTCAATAGTATTGCTCCCACTATATTGCCCAACCTGAATGTTCTCACCCGTCTGCGTATTAGGATCATTAGTTGCAgcaacatcatcaacaacaaaaggttgagtttctggaacataacttgcaccTCCAACAAAAGGAATGTCATCATCGTATTCATCATTAATATTATCTTCTCGACCCTGGCCATCTCTAACAGCATCAAAATCTTCTTCGAATTGGCTTAAACTAGGAAAATCATCAATCCGATTTCTGGCACGTCCAACAAAAGGTTGAGTTtctggaacataacttgcatcCTGCGAATGAAACTGTTGATGTTCTTTTGGTCTTACTGTTATACATAGTGGGGTACCCGGTTTCCGTGAAGCGTCAGGTCGCCGTGCATCATCATTCTGTCGTAAGAAGAATTGCAAGTCATCTTCATTGCTAACAACCAACGGTTCCATATGGAAATGTGTGTTATATACAAATTTCATGAGCAACTCATTTGAAGTTCGATCAATTCCCGTAATCTTgtatatcttctccaaaaaatccTCATAGGAAATGGACTCATTCACAACAAAACCTTTCCCAGTACcaccaatgaatttgtaaattccTCCTGAAAATTCCCAATCTCCGCCGTATATAACAACAAGGTCAACCACACCCAttcctgaaaaacaaaattgcaagaacttgaaaactcgAACAAACATCATAAacaactcgaacatatataatagaatactcgaacagatatcttcaaacactcgaacgtatcaaaaaaaacactcgaacagatggcatctaatactcgaacagatatcataaaatactcgaacatatcccttcaaacactcgaacatatcaaacaaaacactcgaacagatggcatctaatactcgaacagatatccttaaatactcgaacatatcaaagaaaacaCTTGAACAGATATCATTAACACTCGGACAGttatcctaaaacactcgaacagatatcctaaacactcgaacagatctcctaaaacactcgaacagatatcattaACACTCTGACAGATAtcataaacactcgaacagttatcctaaaacactcgaacagatatcctaaacactcgaacagatctcctaaaacactcgaacaggtctcctaaacactcgaacagatatcctaaacactcgaacagatatcctaaaatactcgaacatatataataaaaaataagccatatttttaaataatattatttggataaaagtgatattacccttCTCTTTAATGGTTATTAGTTGTACGTTTTCCGATTTTCtatgtttatcttttcaaaacgCTTGGGGGACATTTGATTTTCTATGTTTGTCTTTTCAAAACGTGTGCGAGACATTTGATTTCTATGTTTATCTTTATTGGTTATTAGTTGAGATTTaatgtttaatattaattatgacgtttcgatttttgataagcattaaATACAGTGGAGTTAATACTTAGGATTATTCCTATATACATAGCACTATCAAACAATAAACACTCGGACAGATATCATacacactcgaacagatatcctataatactcgaacatatgtaatACAACACTtgaacagatatcctaaaataCTCAAACAGTTAtactaaaacactcgaacatatgtaatataatactcgaacacatatcataaacactcgaacagttatcctaaaacactcgaacatatgtaatataatactcgaacagatatcataaaacactcgaacatatataataaaaaataagccatatttttaaatactattatccggataaaagtgatattacccttatctttaatggttattagttgtacgttttccaattttctatgtttatcttttcaaaacgCGTGGGATTAGTTGAGATTTaatgtttaatattaattatgacgtttcgatttttgataagcattaaATACAGTGGAGTTAATACTTAGGattattcctatatatatagcacTATCTACGGGAAAGATATACATCAACCGAAAAGAGAAATCTCCTTTTTGTATAATATGACATCCTCTCGGACTGCTGTCAACACCTTGAGGAAGGAACTGGAGGAGGCATATGAAGACCTGGAAGATCACGAAGCTAAGATTGCAGAGCTTACTAAAGCTCTCCAATCTGCTGGGAGTTCATTGTCCCAGCTCCATGAGCTAGCTGAGAAGCGAGCTATGGAGCAGGACACCCATAAACTCCAGGACTCCCTCCTTGATCTATCTGTTTTGATCAACGAGGTTTTAGATAAAATAAGTGAAAAATTGAACATCTGGAGTTaggttgtaataaaaaattttataaataaaatttatatttccgttacattatttgtttcatttaataTCTGTTGTAATATTTAACCTGTTgaaatatttactcgaacacacATCCATAATACTCGAGCATATATCACATaaaactcgaacatatatcaaataatactcgaacatatgtaacaaaatactcaaacacatatgaaagatactcgaacatgtgtaacaatatactcgaacatatatcacatattactcgaacatgtgtaacaaaatactcgaacacatatcacatattactcgaacatgtgtaacaaaatactcgaacacatcacatattactcgaacatgtgtaacaaaatactcgaacacatatcacatattactcgaacatatatcaaataATATTCGAACAGATATaagtaaatactcgaacatatatccaATAATAGAcgaacatatgtaacaaaatactcgaacacatatgaaagatactcgaacatgtgtaacaatatactcgaacacatatcacatattactcgaacatgtgtaacaaaatactcgaacacatatgaaagatactcgaatatgtgtaacaatatactcgaacatgtgtaacaatatactcgaacacatatcacatattactc
This genomic stretch from Tripterygium wilfordii isolate XIE 37 chromosome 22, ASM1340144v1, whole genome shotgun sequence harbors:
- the LOC119991446 gene encoding uncharacterized protein LOC119991446, which gives rise to MDYLISEEQHFPARVTTFSNISVVTTSIKLKLNEEQLEVFRQSCFGMMLDVHDISCSSQLIHQLLLRQIVSPQGDFGERLHFNIGGKKCTFGIEDFAIITGLLCTESVPDVSSLVDTSVNRLKSLYFEEKCGKGKGKGKGTNVSRAELEEAFDKCDNAHDALKLALVYFVESVLMPRERRNAINIKWLQLVDDLDAFNQYPWGSVCYERTATSLACAMIGRAEKYLSKGKAKETYSLYGMPIVLQIWAYEIVPIIAQRYATKCGETHPRILKYSGNQTPTSDDIVSDVFELIKIEVHDALVPTEAELEKDYVREVMKRIKKREIKRSRDKSEEDEEEKQRKERRTKRRRDYDVNVEEKMRKEKRTKRRDDHIEHAHAHKAGGNLILKAKFDAIEQKLGEHGGQLLDMKKEIVESITGFFETTKAIYEGLAVLKGNWEKKKDKDGNQDEKDENEDEGKDDEEDQEETYDADKEEEENEGKTVSPVRHADDVEDAAVVAGLMDLTEQVFEQPMTDKSSIGVEEIPKAKYTFTRGRKRGSTSRRVNIYNPMRTECQSQERSTNQNIDGPWPINLKRSYSTLWRQGFEAWVRNRAEDTSYLVVGGKKLYKNWFINAMTPDYWLTDQHMDVAMYLLMKRIKQYPAIFKKKVVLLDTIFTVSVESHFNEFTKDPHNVGEWDKHEVFEHYISGKNPEGSIPLNGVDYIYFPMNWRNIHWVAIEVEVGNKWINVYDPKISITSKEDCNNHMKPLRTMLPYILRLGGIDAGVAPWPAHRLQVVPQQETGGDCGMFTIKFIEVLSAGMPIQLINQTDMMFYRRKFAIESYGQHF